The Nitrospinota bacterium genome contains a region encoding:
- a CDS encoding 4Fe-4S dicluster domain-containing protein, which produces MAKQMVMVIDLRRCIGCQACTVACKTENKVGLGRWRTMVRTYEKGQYPNAKRYFFPTLCNQCGSCMKASKKSGGDMFFKRPDGIIDFDQAKAKKDASGVYEAAAIEACPVEAVSWDKHTGLPDKCNFCAHRVDAGLMPACVQTCIGKSRVFGDLNDPDSEVSKLIAQNGVAQAKEKEKCPGVYYIGLDMFFSMGMEGFREVTPAEFTSGKYKMQQA; this is translated from the coding sequence CATCGGGTGCCAGGCTTGCACAGTCGCCTGCAAGACCGAGAACAAGGTGGGGCTTGGGCGGTGGAGGACAATGGTCCGCACGTATGAAAAGGGGCAGTACCCGAACGCCAAGAGGTATTTCTTCCCCACATTGTGCAACCAGTGCGGCAGTTGCATGAAAGCGTCGAAGAAATCCGGAGGCGACATGTTCTTCAAGAGGCCGGACGGGATAATTGATTTCGACCAGGCCAAGGCCAAGAAGGACGCTTCCGGCGTTTATGAGGCGGCTGCGATCGAGGCATGCCCTGTGGAGGCGGTGTCGTGGGACAAGCACACCGGCCTGCCGGACAAATGCAATTTCTGCGCTCACAGGGTGGACGCGGGGCTTATGCCCGCCTGTGTGCAGACCTGCATAGGCAAGTCCCGTGTTTTCGGCGACTTGAACGATCCGGACAGCGAGGTGAGCAAACTTATCGCGCAAAACGGAGTGGCGCAGGCCAAGGAGAAGGAAAAGTGCCCCGGTGTTTATTACATTGGACTGGACATGTTCTTCTCCATGGGCATGGAAGGCTTCCGCGAGGTTACTCCTGCCGAATTCACGTCCGGCAAATACAAGATGCAACAGGCATAA
- a CDS encoding molybdopterin-dependent oxidoreductase yields MEFSRRRFLQFGAAAGAAMAATGKKAHAMELTPGGKSVTKKGVERKAVPYTCMTCNIEDGGIAYVEDGRIVKLEGNPKQPGNRGRLCAKGNAGWQHVYDPERILFPLKRAGKRGEGKWKRVSWDEALNEVAGKIRDHIKSGKERDEICFKWGRNRTHGFIDRWMNALGSSATMNHTSVCESSKKIGMQATWGPDIETPDFANTKYIINFGSNILEAAYFHNPYAQRIMDGVVGNKAKMVTFDVRLSNTAAKSDEWHPVFPGTDGVIALAMANVIMQEGLYDAEFINDWVNVSAGELKSYLAKYTPQMAEGYSGVKAADIARIAREFAMAKPATTYTYRGPCKHMYGSYNERSCMLLPIITGNVERKGGYCLPRGMGWDGVEPNPPKPKGHSLLHQPHDYPLAGHHVSHHVPFLIMEGKAKVSIWMDYYDNPAYSFPSSHVWRKIYQDEKMIPYFVTFSPVISETSQYADIILPDVSYLERHDPENMPSDLLPWIGIRQPVVKPLGESREFRDVILDLANRIDPDGSLEIKKYFSYGTTEDYMHKHFDNVKGLKEVGGYEYLKKNGVFPDYGKLDPADYRYYKDGKLVEPEYGLHMKEDPKGVEVKGKKRAGFGTPSKKIEIKSDLYAKAGFNPMPVFKEHPWHWEKGKKKLKSGQMILTTFKWNVHTQARTSNLPLLSEIVHKNPAWINSKTAAKLGIKNNDLVRITSGVGHMVTRANVTESIHPEVVAVSTAVGHKVGGRFATANKDAKAHQWAGDDAELKHMWWDDAGVHPNDIIPVSTDPIGGSQGWFDTVVTVEKAHKGDKYGDVVADLKKAVDFYKETLTYNVAGPNHKKVHPELASNTGTEKSRVAMSKGRKDYNDFDPVIV; encoded by the coding sequence ATGGAATTCAGCAGAAGAAGATTTCTTCAATTCGGCGCCGCCGCCGGCGCGGCCATGGCCGCCACGGGCAAGAAGGCCCACGCCATGGAACTTACTCCCGGCGGGAAATCGGTGACAAAGAAAGGTGTGGAGCGCAAGGCCGTGCCATACACCTGCATGACCTGCAACATAGAGGACGGCGGCATCGCCTATGTCGAGGACGGCCGCATTGTCAAGCTGGAGGGCAACCCGAAGCAACCGGGCAACCGAGGCCGGCTTTGCGCCAAGGGGAACGCCGGCTGGCAGCACGTCTATGACCCGGAGAGAATACTTTTCCCGCTAAAGCGCGCAGGCAAGCGCGGCGAAGGGAAGTGGAAGAGGGTGTCTTGGGACGAGGCGCTCAACGAAGTGGCCGGCAAGATCCGCGATCACATCAAGAGCGGCAAGGAGCGGGACGAGATATGTTTCAAATGGGGCCGCAACCGGACCCATGGTTTCATAGACAGGTGGATGAACGCCCTTGGATCATCGGCCACCATGAACCACACCTCCGTTTGCGAATCTTCAAAGAAGATCGGCATGCAGGCCACCTGGGGGCCGGACATCGAAACGCCGGACTTCGCCAACACCAAGTACATCATCAACTTCGGAAGCAACATTCTGGAGGCCGCCTATTTCCACAACCCGTACGCGCAGAGGATCATGGACGGCGTGGTGGGGAACAAGGCGAAGATGGTGACGTTCGACGTGCGTCTTTCCAACACCGCCGCCAAGTCCGACGAGTGGCACCCGGTTTTCCCGGGGACCGATGGCGTGATAGCGCTTGCCATGGCAAACGTGATCATGCAGGAAGGGCTTTATGACGCCGAGTTCATAAATGACTGGGTGAACGTATCGGCCGGCGAACTGAAGTCCTATCTGGCGAAATACACGCCGCAGATGGCGGAGGGGTACAGCGGAGTGAAAGCGGCGGACATCGCCCGCATCGCCCGTGAATTCGCCATGGCCAAGCCGGCGACCACCTACACCTACCGCGGGCCTTGCAAGCATATGTACGGCTCGTACAACGAGCGCAGTTGCATGCTGTTGCCGATCATCACCGGCAACGTTGAGCGCAAGGGCGGCTATTGCCTGCCGCGCGGGATGGGTTGGGACGGCGTTGAGCCAAACCCGCCGAAACCCAAGGGGCACAGCCTCCTCCACCAGCCTCACGATTATCCGCTGGCGGGGCACCATGTGAGCCATCACGTTCCCTTCCTGATAATGGAGGGAAAGGCGAAGGTGTCCATATGGATGGATTATTATGACAACCCCGCGTACTCCTTCCCTTCCTCCCATGTGTGGAGGAAGATTTACCAGGACGAGAAGATGATCCCGTATTTCGTCACTTTCTCTCCGGTGATCAGCGAGACTTCCCAGTACGCCGATATCATCCTTCCGGACGTCAGCTATCTGGAGAGGCACGACCCGGAGAACATGCCAAGCGACCTTCTGCCGTGGATAGGGATCCGCCAGCCGGTTGTCAAGCCGTTGGGCGAGTCCAGGGAGTTCCGCGACGTGATACTCGACCTTGCAAACCGGATAGATCCGGACGGCAGCCTGGAGATAAAGAAGTACTTCTCTTATGGCACCACCGAGGACTATATGCACAAGCACTTTGACAACGTCAAGGGGCTAAAGGAAGTGGGCGGGTATGAATACCTGAAGAAAAACGGCGTGTTCCCCGATTACGGCAAGTTGGATCCGGCGGACTACAGGTACTACAAGGACGGCAAGCTTGTGGAACCGGAGTATGGCCTTCACATGAAGGAGGATCCGAAAGGTGTGGAGGTCAAGGGCAAGAAGAGGGCCGGTTTTGGCACCCCTTCGAAAAAGATCGAGATAAAGAGCGATCTTTACGCCAAGGCCGGTTTCAACCCGATGCCAGTGTTCAAGGAGCATCCCTGGCACTGGGAAAAGGGGAAGAAGAAGCTGAAATCGGGCCAGATGATCCTCACCACTTTCAAGTGGAACGTCCATACCCAGGCCAGGACCTCCAACCTGCCGCTGCTGTCGGAAATTGTCCACAAGAATCCCGCGTGGATAAACTCCAAGACCGCGGCGAAGCTTGGGATCAAGAACAACGACCTTGTGAGGATCACCTCCGGCGTGGGTCATATGGTGACCCGGGCCAATGTGACCGAGTCCATCCATCCCGAAGTGGTGGCGGTGTCCACCGCCGTGGGCCACAAGGTGGGCGGACGGTTCGCCACGGCCAACAAGGACGCCAAGGCGCACCAGTGGGCCGGGGACGACGCGGAGCTCAAGCATATGTGGTGGGATGACGCTGGCGTCCATCCCAACGACATCATCCCGGTGAGCACCGATCCAATCGGCGGTTCGCAGGGATGGTTCGACACGGTTGTCACTGTGGAGAAGGCTCACAAGGGGGACAAGTATGGCGATGTGGTGGCCGATTTGAAGAAGGCCGTGGACTTCTACAAAGAGACCCTCACATACAACGTCGCCGGGCCAAACCACAAGAAGGTACATCCGGAGCTGGCGTCCAACACCGGTACGGAAAAGAGCCGTGTGGCAATGAGCAAGGGCAGAAAGGACTATAATGATTTCGACCCTGTCATTGTCTAG